Proteins found in one Nitratiruptor sp. SB155-2 genomic segment:
- a CDS encoding cation:proton antiporter yields the protein MQQIAIILGAIFIASVINIILKRFDFPTIIGYILTGVIVAEFFHLNVHNTEILEYVSEFGIVLLMFTIGLEFSFRELKVMKKEVFVYGALQVLITGLLFAFMATLLFSMPLRSAIIIGFALALSSTAIILKILNETGEIHASYGRKALGILLFQDIAVIPLLLMIEIFTKDVPLQALILQTLLNMFLFFLLLYILGKYVIDRFLHYAVATKNQEIFLLAVFFVIILSAAVAHYFGFSYSLGAFFAGMLLAESHYKYQIEADLSPFRDLLLGIFFFSVGNRIDLSIIVDHFGQIILLLTGIMLLKALIAYGIVIIWEQKRTAFKTALTISQVGEFALALFVMAYGNKFIDETTLQIVVSVVVLSMIATPFILKNLKRLADKLFKEPVRELIIEGGHFNNHIIVCGYGPLGKEIAKVLKHKSFQYIIIEHDLKLYEEGVQNNEPIFFGNAAQRNVLQSLDVKNACAVVMTFHNLEKIRLVAQAVLDMAPNAHLVARVRDEKEKKVLEDLSIADIVVSTQVLSKEMMDRLLYCHI from the coding sequence ATGCAACAAATTGCAATTATTTTGGGAGCTATTTTTATTGCTTCAGTGATCAATATCATTTTAAAGCGTTTCGATTTTCCAACCATTATCGGCTACATTCTCACTGGGGTCATCGTAGCGGAATTTTTTCATCTCAATGTCCATAATACAGAAATTCTTGAATATGTTTCCGAATTTGGAATCGTCCTTTTGATGTTTACTATCGGTCTGGAATTCAGTTTCCGGGAACTGAAGGTAATGAAAAAGGAGGTGTTCGTCTATGGCGCCCTACAGGTGCTCATCACTGGGCTGCTTTTTGCATTCATGGCCACACTTCTGTTTTCGATGCCACTTCGATCTGCCATCATCATCGGTTTTGCATTAGCACTCTCTTCTACCGCTATCATTTTAAAGATTTTGAATGAAACTGGAGAGATCCATGCAAGTTATGGACGCAAAGCGCTAGGCATCTTACTTTTTCAAGATATAGCGGTTATCCCGCTTCTTTTGATGATTGAAATCTTTACCAAGGATGTACCTTTACAGGCATTGATTTTACAAACACTTCTCAATATGTTCCTCTTCTTTTTACTGCTGTATATCCTGGGAAAATATGTTATCGATAGGTTTCTTCACTATGCAGTCGCAACCAAAAATCAAGAGATCTTTTTATTGGCAGTCTTTTTCGTCATCATTCTCAGTGCCGCAGTCGCACACTATTTTGGCTTCTCCTACTCACTTGGAGCATTTTTTGCCGGTATGCTTCTAGCAGAATCGCACTACAAATATCAAATAGAGGCTGACCTTTCTCCATTTCGTGATCTATTACTTGGTATCTTCTTTTTTTCCGTTGGAAATAGAATCGATTTATCCATCATCGTAGACCACTTTGGCCAAATCATTCTCCTTCTCACTGGCATCATGCTACTGAAAGCTCTCATTGCCTATGGCATTGTAATAATCTGGGAGCAAAAACGAACCGCTTTTAAAACCGCATTGACAATATCACAGGTAGGCGAATTTGCCCTTGCCCTTTTTGTGATGGCCTACGGCAATAAATTTATCGATGAAACCACACTGCAAATCGTGGTCAGTGTCGTTGTTCTTTCCATGATTGCAACACCTTTTATCCTAAAAAATCTCAAACGTTTAGCTGATAAACTCTTTAAAGAACCTGTAAGAGAGCTTATCATCGAAGGGGGACATTTCAATAACCATATCATCGTATGCGGCTATGGACCTCTTGGAAAAGAGATTGCAAAAGTATTGAAACATAAATCGTTTCAATACATCATTATCGAACACGACCTCAAACTCTACGAAGAGGGCGTACAGAACAACGAGCCTATCTTTTTTGGAAACGCTGCACAGCGCAATGTGTTACAAAGCCTTGATGTCAAAAATGCGTGTGCTGTTGTTATGACATTTCACAATCTTGAAAAAATCAGACTTGTTGCCCAAGCTGTTTTGGACATGGCACCAAATGCCCATCTCGTTGCGAGAGTACGGGACGAAAAAGAGAAAAAGGTTTTGGAAGATCTCTCCATTGCCGATATTGTGGTCAGTACTCAGGTTCTATCCAAAGAGATGATGGACAGACTTTTGTATTGCCACATCTAA